A DNA window from Pongo abelii isolate AG06213 chromosome 2, NHGRI_mPonAbe1-v2.0_pri, whole genome shotgun sequence contains the following coding sequences:
- the ACOX2 gene encoding peroxisomal acyl-coenzyme A oxidase 2 isoform X1 has translation MGSPVHRVSLGDTWSRQMHPDIESERYMQSFDVERLTNILDGGAQNTALRRKVESIIHSYPEFSCKDNYFMTQNERYKAAMRRAFHIRLIARHLGWLEDGRELGYAYRALSGDVALNIHRVFLRALRSLGSEEQIAKWDPLCKNIQIIATYAQTELGHGTYLQGLETEATYDAATQEFVIHSPTLTATKWWPGDLGRSATHALVQAQLICSGARRGMHAFIVPIRSLQDHTPLPGIIVGDIGPKMDFDQTDNGFLQLNHVRVPRENMLSRFAQVLPDGTYVKLGTAQSNYLPMVVVRVELLSGEVLPILQKACVIATRYSVIRRQSRLRPSDPEAKVLDYQTQQQKLFPQLAISYAFHFLAVSLLEFFQHSYTAILNRDFSFLPELHALSTGMKAMMSEFCTQGAEMCRRACGGHGYSKLSGLPSLVTKLSASCTYEGENTVLYLQVARFLVKSYLQTQMSPGSTPQRSLPPSVAYLTAPDLARCPAQRAADFLCPELYTTAWAHVAARLIKDSVQHLQTLMQSGADQHEAWNQTTVIHLQAAKAHCYYVTVKGFTEALEKLENEPAIQQVLKRLCDLHAIHGILTNSGDFLHDAFLSGDQVDMARTAYLDLLRLIRKDAILLTDAFDFTDQCLNSALGCYDGNVYERLFQWAQKSPTNTQENPAYEEYIRPLLQSWKSKL, from the exons ATGGGCAGCCCAGTGCACCGAGTGTCATTGGGGGATACCTGGAGCAGGCAAATGCACCCCGACATAGAGAGCGAGAGGTATATGCAGTCCTTTGACGTGGAACGGCTCACCAACATCCTTGATGGAGGTGCCCAGAACACTGCACTCCGCAGGAAAGTTG AGAGCATCATCCACAGTTACCCGGAGTTTAGCTGTAAGGACAATTATTTCATGACCCAGAATGAGCGTTATAAGGCTGCCATGCGGAGGGCATTCCACATCCGGTTGATAGCACGGCACCTGGGTTGGTTAGAAGATGGTCGTGAATTAGGCTACGCTTACAG AGCCCTTTCTGGAGACGTGGCCTTAAATATACACAGAGTCTTCCTGAGAGCCCTCAGGAGCCTGGGCTCAGAGGAGCAGATTGCCAAATGGGACCCACTCTGCAAAAACATCCAGATCATCGCAACATATGCACAGACAGAGTTGGGACATG GGACATATCTTCAAGGCCTGGAGACTGAAGCCACCTATGACGCAGCCACCCAGGAGTTTGTGATACACAGCCCCACGCTGACTGCCACCAAATGGTGGCCTGGAGACT TGGGACGGTCAGCCACCCACGCCCTGGTCCAGGCCCAGCTGATCTGCTCGGGAGCCCGGCGGGGCATGCACGCTTTTATTGTGCCAATCCGGAGTCTTCAGGACCACACCCCACTGCCAG GAATCATTGTTGGGGACATCGGACCCAAGATGGACTTTGATCAAACAGACAATGGCTTCCTGCAGCTGAACCATGTGCGGGTCCCCAGGGAGAACATGCTGAGTCGCTTTGCACAG GTCTTGCCAGATGGCACCTACGTCAAACTCGGGACAGCACAGAGCAACTACCTTCCCATGGTGGTGGTGCGGGTGGAGCTGCTGTCAGGGGAGGTCCTCCCTATCCTGCAGAAGGCCTGTGTCATCGCCACGCGCTACTCGGTCATCCGCCGCCAATCCCGGCTCCGGCCCAG TGACCCAGAGGCAAAGGTCCTGGACTACCAGACGCAACAGCAGAAACTCTTTCCTCAGCTGGCCATCAGTTATGCTTTCCATTTCCTGGCAGTCAGCCTCTTGGAGTTCTTCCAGCACTCCTACACTGCCATTCTGAACCGAGACTTCAGCTTCCTGCCTGAG CTCCACGCACTGAGCACGGGCATGAAGGCCATGATGTCAGAATTCTGCACCCAGGGAGCTGAGATGTGCCGCAGGGCCTGCGGCGGACATGGCTACTCAAAGCTGAGTGGCCTTCCATCACTGGTCACCAAATTGTCGGCCTCCTGCACCTACGAGGGTGAGAACACAGTGCTCTACCTGCAGGTGGCCAG GTTTCTGGTGAAGAGCTACCTGCAGACTCAGATGTCCCCTGGCTCCACGCCACAGAGATCTCTCCCTCCATCTGTCGCATATCTCACCGCACCTGACCTGGCCAGGTGTCCAGCCCAAAGGGCAGCCGACTTCCTCTGCCCGGAGCTCTACACCACGGCCTGGGCACATGTGGCAGCAAG GCTCATAAAGGACTCAGTGCAGCATTTACAGACCCTGATGCAATCTGGAGCTGACCAGCACGAGGCTTGGAACCAGACCACTGTCATACACCTCCAGGCTGCTAAG GCGCACTGCTACTATGTCACTGTGAAGGGTTTTACAGAAGCTCTggagaaactagaaaatgaaCCAGCGATTCAGCAGGTGCTCAAGCGCCTCTGTGACCTCCATGCCATACACGGAATCTTGACTAACTCGGGTGACTTTCTCCATGACGCCTTCCTGTCTGGTGACCAAGTGGACATGGCAAGAACAGCCTACCTGGACCTGCTCCGCCTGATCCG
- the ACOX2 gene encoding peroxisomal acyl-coenzyme A oxidase 2 (The RefSeq protein has 1 substitution compared to this genomic sequence), with protein MGSPVHRVSLGDTWSRQMHPDIESERYMQSFDVERLTNILDGGAQNTALRRKVESIIHSYPEFSCKDNYFMTQNERYKAAMRRAFHIRLIARHLGWLEDGRELGYAYRALSGDVALNIHRVFLRALRSLGSEEQIAKWDPLCKNIQIIATYAQTELGHGTYLQGLETEATYDAATQEFVIHSPTLTATKWWPGDLGRSATHALVQAQLICSGARRGMHAFIVPIRSLQDHTPLPGIIVGDIGPKMDFDQTDNGFLQLNHVLPDGTYVKLGTAQSNYLPMVVVRVELLSGEVLPILQKACVIAMRYSVIRRQSRLRPSDPEAKVLDYQTQQQKLFPQLAISYAFHFLAVSLLEFFQHSYTAILNRDFSFLPELHALSTGMKAMMSEFCTQGAEMCRRACGGHGYSKLSGLPSLVTKLSASCTYEGENTVLYLQVARFLVKSYLQTQMSPGSTPQRSLPPSVAYLTAPDLARCPAQRAADFLCPELYTTAWAHVAARLIKDSVQHLQTLMQSGADQHEAWNQTTVIHLQAAKAHCYYVTVKGFTEALEKLENEPAIQQVLKRLCDLHAIHGILTNSGDFLHDAFLSGDQVDMARTAYLDLLRLIRKDAILLTDAFDFTDQCLNSALGCYDGNVYERLFQWAQKSPTNTQENPAYEEYIRPLLQSWKSKL; from the exons ATGGGCAGCCCAGTGCACCGAGTGTCATTGGGGGATACCTGGAGCAGGCAAATGCACCCCGACATAGAGAGCGAGAGGTATATGCAGTCCTTTGACGTGGAACGGCTCACCAACATCCTTGATGGAGGTGCCCAGAACACTGCACTCCGCAGGAAAGTTG AGAGCATCATCCACAGTTACCCGGAGTTTAGCTGTAAGGACAATTATTTCATGACCCAGAATGAGCGTTATAAGGCTGCCATGCGGAGGGCATTCCACATCCGGTTGATAGCACGGCACCTGGGTTGGTTAGAAGATGGTCGTGAATTAGGCTACGCTTACAG AGCCCTTTCTGGAGACGTGGCCTTAAATATACACAGAGTCTTCCTGAGAGCCCTCAGGAGCCTGGGCTCAGAGGAGCAGATTGCCAAATGGGACCCACTCTGCAAAAACATCCAGATCATCGCAACATATGCACAGACAGAGTTGGGACATG GGACATATCTTCAAGGCCTGGAGACTGAAGCCACCTATGACGCAGCCACCCAGGAGTTTGTGATACACAGCCCCACGCTGACTGCCACCAAATGGTGGCCTGGAGACT TGGGACGGTCAGCCACCCACGCCCTGGTCCAGGCCCAGCTGATCTGCTCGGGAGCCCGGCGGGGCATGCACGCTTTTATTGTGCCAATCCGGAGTCTTCAGGACCACACCCCACTGCCAG GAATCATTGTTGGGGACATCGGACCCAAGATGGACTTTGATCAAACAGACAATGGCTTCCTGCAGCTGAACCAT GTCTTGCCAGATGGCACCTACGTCAAACTCGGGACAGCACAGAGCAACTACCTTCCCATGGTGGTGGTGCGGGTGGAGCTGCTGTCAGGGGAGGTCCTCCCTATCCTGCAGAAGGCCTGTGTCATCGCCACGCGCTACTCGGTCATCCGCCGCCAATCCCGGCTCCGGCCCAG TGACCCAGAGGCAAAGGTCCTGGACTACCAGACGCAACAGCAGAAACTCTTTCCTCAGCTGGCCATCAGTTATGCTTTCCATTTCCTGGCAGTCAGCCTCTTGGAGTTCTTCCAGCACTCCTACACTGCCATTCTGAACCGAGACTTCAGCTTCCTGCCTGAG CTCCACGCACTGAGCACGGGCATGAAGGCCATGATGTCAGAATTCTGCACCCAGGGAGCTGAGATGTGCCGCAGGGCCTGCGGCGGACATGGCTACTCAAAGCTGAGTGGCCTTCCATCACTGGTCACCAAATTGTCGGCCTCCTGCACCTACGAGGGTGAGAACACAGTGCTCTACCTGCAGGTGGCCAG GTTTCTGGTGAAGAGCTACCTGCAGACTCAGATGTCCCCTGGCTCCACGCCACAGAGATCTCTCCCTCCATCTGTCGCATATCTCACCGCACCTGACCTGGCCAGGTGTCCAGCCCAAAGGGCAGCCGACTTCCTCTGCCCGGAGCTCTACACCACGGCCTGGGCACATGTGGCAGCAAG GCTCATAAAGGACTCAGTGCAGCATTTACAGACCCTGATGCAATCTGGAGCTGACCAGCACGAGGCTTGGAACCAGACCACTGTCATACACCTCCAGGCTGCTAAG GCGCACTGCTACTATGTCACTGTGAAGGGTTTTACAGAAGCTCTggagaaactagaaaatgaaCCAGCGATTCAGCAGGTGCTCAAGCGCCTCTGTGACCTCCATGCCATACACGGAATCTTGACTAACTCGGGTGACTTTCTCCATGACGCCTTCCTGTCTGGTGACCAAGTGGACATGGCAAGAACAGCCTACCTGGACCTGCTCCGCCTGATCCG